From the genome of Bos taurus isolate L1 Dominette 01449 registration number 42190680 breed Hereford chromosome 2, ARS-UCD2.0, whole genome shotgun sequence, one region includes:
- the LOC104971177 gene encoding uncharacterized protein — translation MFFAPKEYDLTLKPKPIRRLSYRRQKRNNSSHSVQPHFQDLAAYPHRQNWQNTDLARETAAFPAPLCPVAGTSSPNFSPLYFQVAKTRETRKRTQVGVAVEQSTGERLTGGLRPRHTRGAREKALTCHRVRRSCPPSVPAESGPGEGAGFRDPSSPPASCPLLPLPLSLSSCCSAGACHYPPLAPKLAQPQFRSPRNWKPDTRLVNAGEGQPGHCAPPSRARPERRRPRPGSPAPPRSPPLPHPSSAQPSTPAGGAGRGPGPDLRVGDATGSPLCSRREQRRGSHDCAPSPTPLDGALV, via the coding sequence ATGTTTTTTGCTCCTAAAGAATACGACCTAACCCTGAAACCGAAACCCATCCGACGACTCAGCTACCGTagacagaaaagaaataacagtAGCCATTCGGTACAGCCACATTTTCAGGATCTGGCAGCATACCCACACCGTCAAAACTGGCAAAACACCGACCTTGCAAGGGAAACAGCTGCCTTTCCAGCTCCCCTTTGTCCAGTCGCTGGCACCTCCTCGCCTAACTTCTCCCCGCTCTACTTCCAGGTGGCCAAAACCCGAGAGACGCGAAAACGGACACAGGTGGGTGTGGCGGTTGAGCAGAGCACTGGCGAGAGACTGACTGGCGGCCTCCGTCCCCGCCACACCAGAGGAGCAAGAGAAAAGGCACTTACTTGCCACCGTGTTCGCCGATCATGCCCACCCAGTGTGCCCGCAGAGTCTGGCCCCGGGGAGGGCGCGGGCTTCAGGGACCCTTCCTCTCCTCCGGCGTCCTGTCCACTGCTGCCGCTGCCTCTTTCTCTGAGCTCCTGTTGCTCGGCCGGCGCCTGCCACTACCCGCCGCTGGCACCCAAGCTAGCCCAACCCCAATTCCGGAGCCCGCGGAATTGGAAACCAGACACTCGCCTGGTGAACGCGGGCGAGGGCCAGCCGGGCCACTGCGCCCCTCCTTCCCGGGCGCGCCCAGAAAGGCGGCGGCCCCGCCCCGGCTCTCCGGCCCCTCCTCGCTCCCCGCCCTTGCCCCACCCTAGCTCCGCGCAGCCCTCCACTCCTGCTGGGGGCGCTGGGCGGGGACCTGGCCCCGACCTCCGGGTTGGAGATGCCACAGGCTCTCCATTGTGCTCCAGAAGAGAGCAGAGGAGGGGATCGCACGACTGCGCACCCTCACCTACCCCATTGGATGGGGCGTTAGTGTGa